Below is a genomic region from Phalacrocorax carbo chromosome 10, bPhaCar2.1, whole genome shotgun sequence.
AGAGGTGCTGCTTCTCACTTGGAGCACAGCACCCAGCTGTGGGTGATGTGGCCCTGCCCTCATGCTCGTGCCTGGGAGGTGAGGGGTAACATTTTGGCCTAATGCACTGTCTAATGCAGATGAAGCTGCTCCCGCTGCGGCAGAAGAAGGCCCACGTGATGGAGATCCAGCTGAATGGTGGGACAGTGGCTGACAAGGTCGACTGGGTCCGtgagaggctggagaagcaGGTCTCTGTGCACAGCGTCTTCAGCCAGAACGAGATGATCGATGTCATTGGCGTGACCAAGGGGCACGGGATGAAAGGTACCGAGCGAGGAAACCCTTGCCAGGGGTTTGGTTCTGTCTTTCTCATATGACACTGCCCATAAGGTagtgctggggacagggagtaTTAGCCATGTTTATTGTGCACAGGGAGTAGTAAAGAGCCTCTGGACCTCAACCATGACATGCAGTTCCATTGTAGCAGAGCTTGGTTTCCTTAATCTCAGGAAAGGCCATGTTTTCTACTGTGCCCAGAGTCCTCCTAGGAGGCTCAGAGGCACTGAGAGACCGTAAAGTGCTTCTCACGAACCCCATGTGTGCGGAGGAGTGGGTGTTTCTGTGCGTGTGCGTGGACGTGCTCAGCAGGAACACGTCACAGTCTGATTGAATCCATGGGAAGTGAGAACAGTTCTGTGCTCTGGCCTCTCACGGCAGTGACAGCTGTTGGTCTCCTTCCAACATGGTGTCTTCCGAGAACTGCAGAAGAATGATGAgactctcccctccccagcactcAGACACCAGCACTGAATCTCCCCGGTGTTCTCACCGCCCTGTCTGATCACACTTCCAGGGGTGACAAGCCGCTGGCACACCAAGAAGCTCCCCAGGAAGACACACAAGGGCTTGCGCAAAGTTGCCTGCATCGGAGCCTGGCACCCGGCCCGGGTTGGCTACTCCATTGCTCGGGCTGGCCAGAAGGGCTACCACCACCGCACGGAGCTCAACAAGAAGGTATGGCCCCGATGGGCTCCCTCAGAGCACCACCGCGCCATCCTGCCGTCCTTCCTCCCATGCTGTCACCATCCTTTGCACCCTGGCTCTCTCTGTTCCCCCCAGCTTCTCAGATGTTTCCCTAGAGGTCTGCGCTTTGTTCTCCAtgcctttcccttcttccctgttCCCTTGTTTGCTGCTCAAGGGACACGTCACAGGGGGCACGTCTTGGTGAAAACTGTGTTGTCCCTGTGACGTCCCACACCAAGGGGATGGGAGAGTCGCTGTCtcaatttcctttctcttcctagATTTACCGCGTTGGCCATGGCATCCACGTGGAGGATGGCAAAGTGGTGAAGAATAATGCCTCGACGCACTACGATGTCACGGAGAAGACCATTACGCCTCTGGTAAGGGCTGAAGAGGTAACAGGGCTGTGACTGGTGCTGGCTACAGGAACCCTAGCCAGGGATGTACTTCCTTGGCTGGAGACAGCCGCATGAGAAATAATTTGAAGGAAATTCACTGAAAGAAATGCAGTGGTTTCTTTCCTCATGTTTTGGACATGGAAAACCATCTCTGTGAGGTGTTTTTTTAGGCCCGTTGGTAGaaccaaacaaacaacttcCAGCTGATAACTTTGGCAGGAACTGAGAAAtttgttgaaaagaaaaagaagtataaatgacattaaaaatcTGATACTtcttaacagaaaaatgtttgttacctgatttaaaaaattacttttgcttaTTAAAAGCTGTTAACTTGGGAGTCtagccagctctgctctctgctcaCCCACATCCTTCAGGGAAGGAAGCAGGGTTGCTGGTTCCCTAGCTCTTACGGGGTGCTGCTTACCTGGGACCATGCAGTCCGTGGGGCTGACATGCTCTGGTGGTCCTGAGCAGGCAGCCTTGAAGGGTGCAGAGTCTTGTTAGCTGGAAGGACTGTCAGTCACTACCTTCTCCTTCCCTAGAAAACGCCACCTGTGGGCAGATCTGCTCCCatccagctctcctgcctgccaaccctctctgcctctccccgCAGGGTGGCTTTCCTCACTACGGCGAGGTCAACAACGACTTCCTCATGCTGAAAGGCTGCGTCGTGGGCACGAAGAAGCGTGTGCTCACCCTCCGTAAGGTGAGAGCGCAGCCggtgctggggagggacagGCTGTAGCTCTCCACAGATTCACCATGGGGAGAATGCCACGGCCTCCAAATGCTGGGAGACTGGTTGGGGCCTTGACGCTTGTGTTGCAGAGGGCATGTGGCACCTAAGCGTGGTGCTCACTGAGACCATTCGCAGCTAGATGGTTTGTGGCAGCGGTCGGTCGGATGTACGCTCTCTAGAGACAAGCTGCAAGCCTGTGAGGGCTGTGATGGAGGGCTCAGAAATAGAAACCTTGGCCTTAAACAGGGTGTGAGGAAATGAAACACTAAGTGAAGAGTAAGCTcatttcagagctgctctgcaatCCAAGGCATCACCTGCCACCTGAGCACCAGGGTGTTTCTCCGAGAAGGCAGATTCTCCTGGAGATATTTGGATGCACGTAGGATATTTCAGCCCTGCTTCTGTCAGAGCAGATGCCCAGATTTTCTATCACGATAAGGCTGATGCATTGTGACTCTTTTCCAGTCCCTTCTGGTGCACACAAGCCGCCGGGCTCAGGAAGCCATTGAACTCAAATTCATTGACACCACTTCCAAGTTTGGCCATGGCCGCTTCCAGACAGCTCAGGAGAAGCGGGCTTTCATGGTAAGTTATGCTCTGcgccagctccagctcccaggtCACACTCACAGCTGGGGCTAAAGCAACTCCAACCAAGCATCCTCTCCTCGATATAACAACAGCCAAATGAGTGATCGGGACCGGCTTGCGTAAGAGACAGGCATGAATTCAATTCACACAGCAGATATTATGCTAAGGAAGAACGTGATGGTTGTGTGAGTGATCCAAGACAACCCAGCTAACAAATAATGTACCATATGGCCAACCAGTTTCCATTCACCACGGGACGTTTTAAACAAGCAGTTAACTTGGCAGGCACTGCCTTGGACATATGGTCCCTTTCACCCGTAATTGTGCACTTCTTTGATTTGTTTGGTATGATTTATATCTTTAACGTTCTTAAGAGGACAAGGTTGGGTCAAATTCAGACACAAATTTGTGATTCTTTTGTCAGCAAGCTTTCAAAAGGCCAAGcagtatatttttcttaaatccagggcataaaaaaaccaaacccaaaaattaaataaatccaaaacaaGCAGAGCTTCTTGAATAGTTT
It encodes:
- the RPL3L gene encoding ribosomal protein uL3-like isoform X2, giving the protein MSHRKFSAPRHGHLGFLPHKRSRRHRGKVKTWPKDDPSKPVHLTAFLGYKAGMTHTVREVHRPGLKISKREEVEAVTIVETPPMVVVGVVGYIETPKGLRNFKTVFAEHISDECRRRFYKNWHKSKKKAFTKYCKKWQDEDGKKQLEKDFAAMKKYCKVIRVIVHTQMKLLPLRQKKAHVMEIQLNGGTVADKVDWVRERLEKQVSVHSVFSQNEMIDVIGVTKGHGMKGVTSRWHTKKLPRKTHKGLRKVACIGAWHPARVGYSIARAGQKGYHHRTELNKKIYRVGHGIHVEDGKVVKNNASTHYDVTEKTITPLKTPPVGRSAPIQLSCLPTLSASPRRVAFLTTARSTTTSSC
- the RPL3L gene encoding ribosomal protein uL3-like isoform X1 → MSHRKFSAPRHGHLGFLPHKRSRRHRGKVKTWPKDDPSKPVHLTAFLGYKAGMTHTVREVHRPGLKISKREEVEAVTIVETPPMVVVGVVGYIETPKGLRNFKTVFAEHISDECRRRFYKNWHKSKKKAFTKYCKKWQDEDGKKQLEKDFAAMKKYCKVIRVIVHTQMKLLPLRQKKAHVMEIQLNGGTVADKVDWVRERLEKQVSVHSVFSQNEMIDVIGVTKGHGMKGVTSRWHTKKLPRKTHKGLRKVACIGAWHPARVGYSIARAGQKGYHHRTELNKKIYRVGHGIHVEDGKVVKNNASTHYDVTEKTITPLGGFPHYGEVNNDFLMLKGCVVGTKKRVLTLRKSLLVHTSRRAQEAIELKFIDTTSKFGHGRFQTAQEKRAFMGPQKKHLVKGKPGVQEEL